The Cryptococcus neoformans var. grubii H99 chromosome 10, complete sequence genome segment GGGTAACTCATGCCCATTATCTCCATAAAGCTGTTTACAGCCATCAGCTCAGGCTTGTCACTATTTTCCTCACGAAGCTTAAGATTTACGGTGAATCGGCAACAATACCGGTCTGCATATAAAGCCAAATGACCATTCTTGAGGTTCTTCTTTGATTTGTGAGAAGTGATTTGATCTTCGTCGTCgatgatgaaagaggtAAGCTGGAACGCTTTGGGGCGAAGGAAAGTTTGATCTTGGGCAAAGATGTTAATGCACTTCATTAGATGCTACAATTCACGGAGTCGAGTCAGCACAGCTCCTTGTTAGAATGGCTTCGTGATAAAAAGGCCTACATCAGGACACAATTTCTTATCCATTTTTCCAATAGCGCTGAATGATTCTTTGATGATATCCTTGCTCCAACCTTGGTTCGTCACCAAAATTCTACAGGCGACGGTCCTCGGAGAATCTTTGCCAGCTGTATGGGCCGGTAGAAGGAATTGTAAGGTGTTAAGGAGGTGGACGGTGATCGAAGACGCTGCAGGATCGTGAGTCAGATTTGACTTTGCTAAAAGGGCTGGTTTTAATAGGCACCTACATTGCGATTTCCAGAGTAGCTTTCCAATCTTCATGCTAGTGTGCTCGTGAGCTTTAacatggaagaagaatctGCGGCTTACAACCCAAGGGCGCTATCCTCAGAAAGCAATGCGCGGCACTCAGAATTCTCCGTATTTGACACGATAGAGAAAATCAGCTCTCCCAACTAGTGTCCTGTCAATGATTAATTTGAGGAGTCTATGAACGTACTTACGTTTGTGTGCGCCTGTGCTTGTAAGACCTTGCCTTCGATACAGGCTTCCAAAAGTCTGACGAATAAGTCGACATGGGAAGCCACAGTATGACTGTTTAACATCTCGCCAGTCTACTCTGATAATGAGCATCAAAAGTCTTTGACGTACGCATATCTTACCAGGAGCCTGAAATATTGTGAGCTTATTCCCTGGTGTAAGATTGATTACTCACAATTCGGTCAAAGAGACAATCATTCTCCCCGCAATATGTAATGCTCCCAGCTGGCCTTGTTGATCTTCCCATACCGCTGGAAGAGTATGAGATTCCTGCatagagaaggaagaaggtttGATATAAGTCACATAGATGTGTTTTATTATCTGTAGTACGAGAGCTACCGTTAAAGAGACGTCTGTCGAGCTGGTCGCTGTCTCAAACTGTTTGTCGTCATCAGCTTTACGTTTTGAAAGGTGCTACTAGGATGAAGGGATTTGCCTCATCGTCTATCCATTTTGTTAATGGAGGACCTTCTGATCCCAAATTAGGGTCATCCTACCAGTTTCTTATAAGCTTATTTGCCTTCAGGCCCGTAATATACTGACCAGAAGCTTTTCGAGAAGCTTGCGTCCTTTAGCCCATTTCTGAGCTCTCTTCTGCCACCCACGAGACTTGTCTTTGGTGATTTGTACTTGTATTTCATTTATGTTCTCTCTTGTAGCTTCTGCGCTGCTATGGGTGGCGGCCATGGTTGGTAGAGTAGGTAggtaggaaggaaagaagaaggaaagactcGACGCGGTTGACCGCACTACTAAAGTCACTCGCGGcgtggaggtggaggctaTTTACGTAATTACGGAGATACCCGATGCGGTGTTCCGCTGGAGTACGTCATTAGTGGCGGATCGGCTAACTTAATCTCGAGTTCTCAACTGGAAGTGCCGGCGCAGTGCCCCCCGTTCGCGTAGAATCCTCATAATAATCCCCGCTACTTGCCTCTTATCTCTCATACGTACTACACCACGTTCCCATACTCACTACACTCACAATGCGCTTCACCGCAGCCTCCCTGCTGCTCCTCCCCCTCGCGGCTCTCGCCTCGCCCATCGCACAGCCCTCCCTGGCCCCCCTCGAGGCCCCTTCAGGCGGCGACCACATCGACGACGCTTACATCGTCGTCTTCAAGAAGGGCGTTGATGTCAACCAGATCGCCCTCCATATCGGAGAGGTCCAGGAGCTGCATGCTGCCAGCGTGAGTATcgccatctcctctttggCCCACTTGACGGGGATCATCGGCCGAAAGCATCCGTCTCTCCAGGGGTCTCCTTCGAGGGCCCATCCTGATGGACGATAGCTGACACCTGTACAGCCTCTTCACAACTCCTTCACTGACGACGGCCAAGTCGATGAAGGAGGCTTGAGGCATGTCtactctcctccctctccaaGCGCCACCTCTGGCTTCTTCGGTTATGGTACGTCATATCTCACCGTGTTCACCCGTCAGCCGGATGAGCCCCCTCCAGAGTCCGTGCTGATCATTTGCCACCCACCCATCATCCTGTCCCCCAACAGCCGGCAAGTTCTCCCCTAGCACTCTTGACGCCATCCGAGCCGCTCCCGAGGTCGACTATGTCGAGAAGGACCAGATCATGACCACTCTCGAGGTTCCCCGCGGCGTCGATGACGACGTGTCTGGCGAGCAGGTCGACTTTTCCGCCTCTGATATTACCACTGAACTCGGTGCCCCCTGGGGTCTTGCCCGTATCTCCCACCGTAATAGGCTTACCCTCTCCACTTTCCAAAAGTACATTTACTATTCTGGGGGCGGAGAGGGTGTTACTGCATATGTCATTGACACTGGTATTAACATTGAGCACGTCGAATTTGAGGGTAGAGCCAGTTGGGGCAAGACTATCCCCAAAAACGATGTCGACAAGGACGGAAACGGTCACGGAACCCATTGTGCTGGTACTATTGGTTCTAGGAAGTACGGTGTCGCCAAGAATGCCCAGCTTGTTGCGGTCAAGGTTCTTGGTTCCAACGGTTCTGGTACTATGAGCGATGTCATCGCCGGTGTTCTGTGAGTCCAGTTATTTATCCCTGCTTGGATTGTATGCTGATTTTCCTTGTAGTTGGGCTGCTGAGCAGGCCGC includes the following:
- a CDS encoding cerevisin, whose translation is MRFTAASLLLLPLAALASPIAQPSLAPLEAPSGGDHIDDAYIVVFKKGVDVNQIALHIGEVQELHAASPLHNSFTDDGQVDEGGLRHVYSPPSPSATSGFFGYAGKFSPSTLDAIRAAPEVDYVEKDQIMTTLEVPRGVDDDVSGEQVDFSASDITTELGAPWGLARISHRNRLTLSTFQKYIYYSGGGEGVTAYVIDTGINIEHVEFEGRASWGKTIPKNDVDKDGNGHGTHCAGTIGSRKYGVAKNAQLVAVKVLGSNGSGTMSDVIAGVLWAAEQAAIDAEKAAREVATTGKTKHKGSVANMSLGGGRAKTLDDAVDAAVEAGLHFAVAAGNDNKDACNYSPAASKFAVTVGASTLGDERAYFSNYGKCVDVFAPGLNILSTWIGGNSTTNTISGTSMASPHVCGLLAYLLSIYGTETFPAIGKDLDESLAATGPSIVSTAYAQAYAMLPSLAQAVLPKPELLPVPPKNDTLTPTMLKEALLKLATSGKLSDLPSETPNLLAYNNATSSQSK